Proteins encoded together in one Ipomoea triloba cultivar NCNSP0323 chromosome 4, ASM357664v1 window:
- the LOC116015132 gene encoding 40S ribosomal protein S23 encodes MGKTRGMGAGRKLKSHRRRQRWADKAYKKSHLGNEWKKPFAGSSHAKGIVLEKIGIEAKQPNSAIRKCARVQLIKNGKKIAAFVPNDGCLNYIEENDEVLIAGFGRKGHAVGDIPGVRFKVVKVSGVSLLALFKEKKEKPRS; translated from the exons ATGGG GAAAACACGTGGAATGGGAGCTGGTCGCAAATTGAAGTCCCACCGTAGAAGGCAACGATGGGCTGACAAGGCTTACAAGAAATCTCATCTTGGTAATGAATGGAAGAAGCCATTTGCTGGATCTTCCCACGCCAAGGGGATTGTTCTTGAGAAGAT TGGTATTGAGGCTAAACAGCCCAACTCTGCTATTAGAAAGTGTGCTCGTGTTCAGCTGATCAAGAACGGAAAGAAGATCGCTGCTTTTGTTCCCAATGATGGTTGTTTGAACTACATTGAGGAAAAT GACGAAGTCTTGATTGCCGGATTTGGTCGTAAAGGCCATGCTGTGGGAGATATTCCTGGTGTCAGATTCAAGGTTGTCAAGGTGTCTGGCGTATCCCTCCTAGCtctattcaaagagaaaaaggAGAAGCCAAGGTCTTGA
- the LOC116015376 gene encoding interactor of constitutive active ROPs 3-like produces the protein MQTPKARQRSLEVPRKRSQPAVSSSESQKISPRSLSHGVKTSPRAVPQLKTAVPECKSPSQSYAISKLKDRSSKITEQRSPQSFGSEVTKLESRISEPQTDLKKVKDQLSSTEAVKIQAEQDIELLKMQFAVMSSILEGSEKQLLKQTAASEETYASELQSSFKQESQTLQSELGVTDSTALLSSLCGIKQSKSQLGLNSSKENLKGSFLLAEDMETQLRDNGESVAQAQPRVNETLLQLEAAKKTVETLRSDGLKAMNVYGPVTSELDKSRAPVNLLEEIACKLPGTIFDCRSPQSMCDQNEIGQNEENRKMLEAEISSMKSEIEHLRAALEAVEIRYNEEQTRSTLEIRGVYELMEQMKSISGNRETVLKEEVDNLKVEIEGLKANLMDKETELQGICDENETLRLENMQSGQRKYALEQELQNSKVDIENLKANLMHKETELQKISEENKMLMLEVRAREPSKGNVNHEVDAELERAKAAGQEALMKLGYMKEEVEKSNRQAARVAEQLDVSQAMNAELEAELRRLKIHSDQWRKAAEAAAAILSAGNGRFMDRTVSMDSQHWHRSGKLSPPFSEGIDEDFLKRKNANMLKRIGILWKKAPK, from the exons ATGCAGACTCCAAAAGCAAG ACAAAGGTCTTTAGAAGTACCTCGAAAAAGATCACAACCGGCAGTTTCTTCTTCAGAATCTCAAAAGATCTCCCCTCGATCTCTTTCTCATGGAGTAAAGACCTCTCCTCGTGCTGTACCGCAGCTCAAGACAGCTGTGCCTGAATGTAAGTCACCATCTCAATCATATGCAATTAGCAAGCTGAAGGATAGAAGCTCAAAAATCACTGAACAAAGATCACCCCAGAGTTTTGGATCAGAG GTTACTAAGTTGGAATCTCGGATTTCTGAACCTCAGACAGATCTAAAGAAAGTCAAAGATCAATTAAGTTCTACAGAAGCGGTTAAGATTCAAGCGGAGCAAGATATTGAGTTATTGAAGATGCAGTTTGCGGTCATGTCCTCAATACTGGAAGGCTCCGAGAAACAGTTATTGAAGCAAACCGCTGCTTCTGAGGAAACTTATGCAAGTGAACTTCAGAGCTCCTTTAAGCAGGAGAGTCAGACATTGCAGTCTGAGCTCGGGGTGACTGACTCAACTGCATTGCTTTCTTCCTTATGTGGAATTAAACAGTCGAAGTCCCAGCTTGGACTGAATAGCTCGAAAGAAAACCTAAAGGGTAGTTTTTTGCTCGCAGAGGATATGGAAACCCAACTAAGGGATAACGGTGAGTCAGTAGCTCAAGCCCAACCACGTGTTAATGAAACTCTGCTGCAACTAGAAGCAGCCAAAAAGACTGTTGAGACCCTTAGATCAGATGGTCTCAAAGCCATGAACGTGTATGGTCCTGTGACTTCAGAACTAGACAAGTCAAGGGCACCTGTCAATCTGCTGGAAGAGATTGCTTGCAAACTCCCTGGTACCATTTTTGATTGCCGTAGCCCTCAATCTATGTGTGATCAGAATGAAATTGgacaaaatgaagaaaataggaaaatgcTTGAAGCAGAGATTTCTTCTATGAAATCAGAAATTGAACATTTGAGAGCTGCTCTAGAAGCAGTTGAGATCAGATACAATGAAGAGCAAACTCGAAGCACTTTGGAGATCAGGGGTGTGTATGAGTTGATGGAGCAGATGAAGTCCATTTCAGGTAATAGGGAGACCGTGCTGAAAGAGGAGGTAGacaacttgaaagttgaaattgaGGGGCTGAAAGCAAATCTGATGGATAAAGAAACTGAATTGCAAGGTATCTGTGATGAGAATGAGACTCTAAGACTGGAAAATATGCAGTCAGGACAAAGGAAATATGCACTAGAACAGGAgcttcaaaactcaaaagttgatattgaaaatttgaaggCAAATTTGATGCACAAGGAAACAGAACTACAGAAAATCTCAGAAGAAAACAAGATGCTGATGTTGGAAGTCAGGGCAAGAGAACCCAGCAAGGGGAATGTGAACCATGAAGTTGATGCTGAACTAGAGAGAGCCAAGGCAGCAGGGCAAGAAGCTCTCATGAAGCTCGGGTACATGAAAGAAGAAGTTGAGAAGAGTAACAGGCAGGCAGCGAGAGTGGCCGAGCAGTTGGATGTATCACAGGCAATGAATGCTGAACTGGAAGCAGAGTTAAGGAGGCTGAAAATTCACTCTGACCAATGGAGGAAGGCTGCTGAAGCAGCTGCAGCTATTCTTTCAGCTGGGAATGGGAGATTCATGGACAGAACTGTATCAATGGATAGCCAGCATTGGCACAGATCTGGTAAGCTTAGTCCACCTTTTTCAGAAGGCATTGATGAAGATTTTCTGAAGAGGAAAAATGCAAATATGCTTAAGAGAATCGGCATCCTGTGGAAGAAGGCTCCAAAATAG